In the genome of cyanobacterium endosymbiont of Braarudosphaera bigelowii, one region contains:
- a CDS encoding DUF3318 domain-containing protein, which yields MASYVTSSARAEMSELRRLRTLLPLELQNWVMIEGSTEINPPLIRCEELGRDEVEIQVDLAKWESLAIDQRNLLFWQAVARIQNDTIPREGWEMAALAIGLGGAVGELWVQDALLLILAIGLCSISGYRLWQKNNGGRKLKESIEADEKAIVLATRFDYTLQNAYKSLGSAFKTLIEQTPNRRQRKEYESRLQALRRSASKAKEKMQREK from the coding sequence ATGGCATCTTATGTAACTTCGTCTGCTAGAGCAGAAATGAGTGAATTAAGGCGTTTAAGAACGCTATTACCGCTTGAATTACAAAACTGGGTCATGATAGAGGGAAGTACAGAAATTAATCCTCCTCTTATTCGATGTGAAGAACTTGGAAGAGATGAAGTAGAAATTCAAGTTGATTTAGCTAAGTGGGAGAGTCTAGCTATAGATCAACGAAACTTATTGTTTTGGCAGGCAGTCGCTCGCATTCAAAATGATACTATTCCTCGAGAAGGCTGGGAAATGGCAGCTTTAGCTATTGGTCTAGGAGGCGCTGTGGGAGAGCTGTGGGTTCAAGATGCTTTATTATTGATTTTAGCTATAGGCCTATGTAGTATTTCTGGCTATAGGCTATGGCAAAAAAATAATGGAGGACGTAAACTTAAAGAATCTATTGAAGCAGATGAAAAGGCAATAGTTCTAGCCACACGCTTTGACTATACACTTCAAAATGCTTATAAAAGTTTAGGAAGCGCATTTAAAACACTTATTGAACAGACTCCTAACCGTCGACAACGAAAAGAATATGAGTCACGATTACAAGCTTTAAGACGTAGTGCAAGCAAAGCAAAAGAAAAAATGCAAAGAGAGAAATAA
- a CDS encoding Crp/Fnr family transcriptional regulator, with the protein METQAIIELFPLFSVASPETIEWILSVADEEHYVQNEEIIKENNCGKAICFIVSGWVKVRSRNSNQEVTLEILSKGDFWGEMEILDEPLKCIDVAALSEVHLISISAQRFLQMLFKDPQVHHKMLQLSVKRYRYLYRRFQLRQQKPKIRLIKTLIRFAETYGKLTAEGLEILQITNQDLADVANISNEECQNIMIQLQNQGCIEINTTQQILSLTNLKQLNHFAKQL; encoded by the coding sequence ATGGAAACTCAAGCAATCATAGAGCTATTCCCCCTATTTAGTGTAGCAAGTCCAGAAACTATAGAATGGATACTATCCGTCGCCGATGAAGAACACTATGTCCAAAATGAAGAAATTATAAAGGAAAATAACTGTGGAAAGGCAATCTGCTTTATAGTTTCCGGTTGGGTCAAAGTACGTTCTCGCAATTCTAACCAAGAAGTAACTTTGGAAATTCTCAGCAAAGGAGATTTTTGGGGAGAAATGGAAATACTTGACGAACCTCTCAAATGTATAGATGTTGCCGCCTTATCTGAAGTTCATTTGATAAGTATTTCAGCTCAACGTTTCTTACAAATGCTATTTAAAGATCCTCAAGTACATCACAAAATGTTACAACTAAGCGTTAAAAGATATAGATATTTATATCGCCGATTTCAATTACGTCAACAAAAGCCGAAAATAAGATTAATTAAAACCTTAATTAGATTTGCTGAAACTTATGGCAAATTAACTGCAGAAGGATTAGAAATTCTACAAATTACTAATCAAGATTTAGCTGATGTTGCCAATATTTCTAATGAAGAATGCCAGAACATTATGATACAGCTACAGAATCAAGGCTGTATAGAAATAAATACTACACAACAGATTTTATCACTAACTAATCTCAAACAACTTAACCATTTTGCAAAGCAACTCTAG
- the glnA gene encoding type I glutamate--ammonia ligase, which yields MAQTAQEVLKMVRDQNIKIIDLKFIDMPGTWQHCSFYHNQINENSFSDGVPFDGSSIRGWKTINESDMCMVPDPKTAWIDPFYKEPTLSLICGIKEPRTGDWYSRDPRTIAEKAVDYLKDTGIGDTAYFGPEAEFFVFDDIRFDQTENQAYYYIDSIEGRWNTGKKEEGGNLGYKPGYKQAYFPVAPTDTMQDMRTEMLLTMAECGVPIEQHHHEVATGGQNELGFRFAPLIEAADYLMIYKYVIKNVAKKYGKTVTFMPKPLFNDNGSGMHAHHSIWKDGQPLFWGDGYANLSETALHYIGGILKHAPALLAITNPTTNSYKRLVPGFEAPVNLAYSQGNRSASIRIPISGPDPKAKRLEFRCPDATCNPYLGFSAILCAGIDGVKNKIDPGHSLDIDIYDLSPEEMNKIPSTPPSLEQALECLEKDHEFLTNSDVFTEDFITNWIQYKFDNEIQPMRLRPHPYEFALYYDV from the coding sequence ATGGCCCAAACAGCTCAAGAAGTCTTGAAAATGGTACGAGATCAAAATATAAAAATTATTGATCTCAAATTCATTGATATGCCTGGAACTTGGCAACACTGTTCTTTTTATCATAATCAAATTAACGAAAATTCTTTTAGTGACGGAGTCCCTTTTGACGGTTCTAGTATTAGGGGTTGGAAAACCATTAATGAATCTGATATGTGTATGGTTCCTGATCCCAAAACAGCTTGGATTGATCCATTTTATAAAGAGCCAACACTAAGTCTCATATGTGGAATTAAAGAGCCACGTACTGGGGATTGGTATAGTCGAGATCCTCGTACAATTGCTGAAAAAGCAGTGGATTACCTAAAGGATACAGGTATTGGAGATACTGCATATTTTGGACCAGAAGCAGAATTTTTTGTTTTTGATGATATACGTTTTGATCAAACTGAAAATCAAGCCTACTACTATATCGACAGTATAGAAGGACGTTGGAATACAGGGAAAAAAGAAGAAGGAGGCAATCTAGGTTATAAGCCAGGTTATAAGCAGGCATATTTTCCTGTTGCTCCAACCGATACTATGCAAGATATGAGAACAGAAATGTTACTAACCATGGCAGAGTGTGGTGTTCCTATTGAGCAACATCATCACGAAGTTGCAACAGGAGGACAAAACGAATTAGGATTTCGATTTGCTCCTCTAATTGAAGCAGCAGATTATTTAATGATTTATAAATATGTTATTAAAAATGTAGCTAAAAAATATGGGAAAACAGTTACATTTATGCCTAAACCTTTATTTAACGATAACGGTTCAGGAATGCATGCTCATCACTCGATCTGGAAAGATGGCCAACCTCTTTTTTGGGGAGATGGTTATGCAAATTTAAGTGAAACTGCATTACATTACATTGGTGGTATTCTGAAACATGCTCCTGCACTTTTAGCTATAACAAATCCTACCACTAACTCTTATAAACGTCTTGTACCTGGATTTGAAGCTCCTGTAAATCTTGCTTATTCTCAAGGAAATCGTTCTGCTTCTATTCGTATTCCTATATCAGGTCCTGATCCTAAAGCAAAAAGATTAGAATTTCGTTGTCCTGATGCAACATGTAATCCTTATTTAGGATTCTCAGCCATCCTATGCGCAGGAATCGATGGTGTAAAAAATAAAATTGATCCAGGACATTCCTTAGATATTGATATATATGATTTATCTCCTGAGGAAATGAATAAAATTCCTTCTACCCCTCCTTCTCTTGAACAAGCATTAGAATGCTTAGAAAAAGATCACGAATTTTTGACTAATAGTGATGTTTTCACAGAAGATTTCATTACTAATTGGATTCAGTATAAATTTGATAATGAGATTCAACCTATGCGTTTACGTCCTCATCCCTATGAATTTGCTCTTTATTATGATGTGTAA
- the rpmI gene encoding 50S ribosomal protein L35, translated as MPKLKTRKAAAKRFRVTGSGKKIVRRKAYKNHLLNHKSSEQKRRRLSHSTLVSEQDEANVRLMLPYL; from the coding sequence ATGCCAAAACTAAAAACGCGTAAAGCTGCTGCCAAGCGTTTTCGGGTAACAGGAAGCGGTAAAAAAATTGTTAGGCGCAAAGCCTATAAGAACCATCTGTTAAATCACAAAAGTTCTGAACAAAAACGCCGTCGTCTATCTCATAGTACTTTAGTAAGTGAGCAAGATGAAGCAAATGTTCGGCTAATGTTACCTTATCTATAA
- a CDS encoding cysteine synthase A, with translation MDIKKDLINTIGNTPLIRIKSFSEETGCNILGKAEFLNPGGSVKDRAALYIIKDAEDKGLLKPGGTVVEGTAGNTGIGLAHICNAKGYKCIIVIPETQSKEKIDLLKTLGAEVRIVPAVPYKNSENYVKVSGRLAKEIDNAIWANQFDNLANRQAHYKSTGPEIWYQTDGKIDAWVSATGTGGTYAGTSLFLKEQNSEIRCVIADPMGSGLYNYVKTGEIRSEGSSITEGIGNSRITANMQGAPIDDAIQINDRVAIQVINQLLSRDGLFMGGSVGINVGAAVALAKKLGPGHTIVTVLCDGGARYQSRIYNKTWLKEKGLLDV, from the coding sequence ATGGATATTAAAAAAGATTTAATCAATACTATTGGAAATACTCCTCTTATCAGAATTAAAAGTTTTAGTGAGGAAACAGGGTGTAATATTCTAGGTAAAGCGGAGTTCCTTAACCCTGGAGGTTCTGTTAAAGATAGAGCAGCTTTATATATTATTAAAGATGCAGAAGATAAAGGATTATTGAAGCCTGGGGGAACTGTTGTTGAAGGGACTGCGGGTAACACGGGTATTGGATTAGCTCATATTTGCAATGCTAAAGGATATAAATGTATTATTGTTATTCCTGAAACTCAGTCAAAGGAAAAAATTGATCTTTTGAAAACATTGGGAGCAGAAGTTAGAATTGTTCCTGCAGTCCCTTATAAAAACTCAGAAAATTATGTTAAGGTTTCAGGACGATTGGCCAAAGAAATAGATAATGCTATTTGGGCTAATCAATTTGATAATCTAGCGAATCGTCAAGCACATTATAAGTCAACAGGTCCTGAAATTTGGTATCAAACAGATGGAAAAATAGATGCCTGGGTATCAGCTACAGGAACAGGTGGAACTTACGCTGGGACAAGTTTATTTCTGAAAGAACAAAATAGCGAAATTAGATGTGTAATAGCTGATCCAATGGGCAGTGGCTTATATAATTATGTAAAAACAGGAGAAATAAGATCGGAAGGTAGTTCTATAACAGAAGGTATAGGCAATAGCCGCATTACAGCTAATATGCAAGGAGCTCCTATAGATGATGCTATACAAATCAATGATCGCGTAGCAATTCAAGTAATTAATCAGTTATTGTCTCGTGATGGTTTATTTATGGGAGGATCTGTAGGCATTAATGTAGGGGCTGCAGTCGCCTTAGCTAAAAAGCTCGGTCCTGGACATACTATTGTTACAGTATTGTGTGATGGTGGTGCACGCTATCAATCACGTATTTATAATAAAACGTGGTTAAAAGAAAAAGGATTATTAGATGTCTAA
- a CDS encoding iron uptake porin has translation MYKTYGITALIIFLSTTTTQALPETSNNLKLQKFRDGFLNPIHNSQVLTSKVTNLSKLEDISPTDWPYESLKRLIKRYNCISGYPSKIFNGRYNLSRHEFTAGLNSCLNAIEKSLRENTVILREDIEISKQLMQEFETELIILGSKVSNLEKRVAYIEEHQFSTTTTLSGQFVVGLTGITNGEKKQGIEDIHNTNNLGYRGRIELNTSFDGNDSLYTRLATGTIPSYATITDTFEGDLGFQQPDNSDLAIQLIIYQFNLAENIRMFIEPVGGAFDDFVPTVNFLDGDRAFGAITSFGSRNPLYFMAGGPGIGFRGTIFEVFEWSGGYLAKNGNDPDLEAGMFNGPYGVIGQIGWYPYGTDGNFTVDFTYVHGYNNLDSGTGSRLSNFQSFMQEEFSSNVNTVNNAYGIEFMWSVAPSFILGGWGGFTTTKTSSVTLQEDFIDRGNLDIWNWAVTLAFPDALIEDGIGAIVIGMEPWVAKSNINLPGRLRNSDQDTSFHLEAFYEYTINNNVKITPGIVVITSPDYDNANDDLVIGTIRTTFTF, from the coding sequence ATGTATAAGACATATGGCATCACTGCTTTGATAATTTTTCTGTCAACTACTACAACTCAAGCATTACCTGAAACATCAAATAATCTAAAACTTCAGAAATTTCGTGATGGATTTCTTAATCCTATTCATAACTCTCAAGTATTAACCTCCAAAGTTACTAACCTTTCTAAATTAGAAGATATATCTCCTACAGATTGGCCTTACGAGTCTTTAAAAAGATTGATCAAACGTTATAATTGTATTTCAGGATATCCAAGTAAAATTTTTAACGGAAGATATAATTTATCCCGCCATGAGTTTACTGCAGGATTGAACTCATGTTTAAATGCAATTGAAAAATCATTAAGGGAAAATACCGTAATCTTAAGAGAAGATATTGAAATATCCAAGCAATTAATGCAGGAATTCGAAACAGAGTTAATTATATTAGGTTCTAAAGTATCAAATTTAGAAAAGAGAGTAGCTTATATAGAGGAGCATCAATTTTCTACTACGACAACTCTAAGTGGACAGTTTGTTGTAGGTTTGACAGGAATTACTAATGGAGAAAAAAAACAAGGAATTGAAGATATACATAATACTAATAATTTGGGTTACAGAGGAAGAATTGAATTAAATACTAGCTTTGATGGTAATGATTCACTGTATACTCGTCTTGCTACAGGAACAATTCCTTCTTACGCGACTATTACAGATACATTTGAAGGAGATCTAGGTTTTCAACAACCAGATAATTCTGATTTAGCTATACAGTTGATTATTTATCAATTTAATCTAGCAGAAAATATAAGAATGTTTATAGAACCAGTAGGTGGTGCATTTGATGATTTTGTACCAACAGTTAACTTTTTAGATGGGGATAGAGCGTTCGGAGCGATAACCTCATTTGGTAGCCGCAATCCCCTGTATTTTATGGCTGGAGGACCTGGAATAGGATTTAGAGGAACTATATTTGAGGTTTTTGAATGGAGTGGTGGCTATTTAGCCAAAAATGGTAATGATCCTGATTTAGAAGCAGGAATGTTTAATGGCCCTTATGGCGTTATCGGTCAAATTGGATGGTATCCATATGGAACCGACGGAAACTTTACCGTCGACTTCACATATGTTCATGGTTACAATAATCTTGATTCTGGTACAGGAAGTCGTCTTTCAAATTTTCAATCATTTATGCAAGAAGAATTTTCATCTAACGTAAATACTGTTAATAACGCTTATGGAATAGAATTTATGTGGAGCGTCGCCCCTAGCTTTATTCTAGGAGGCTGGGGAGGTTTTACTACAACAAAGACTAGTTCAGTAACATTACAAGAAGATTTTATCGATAGAGGAAATCTAGATATTTGGAATTGGGCAGTAACATTAGCCTTTCCAGATGCATTAATCGAAGACGGAATAGGCGCTATAGTTATAGGAATGGAACCTTGGGTTGCTAAATCAAATATTAATTTACCGGGAAGATTAAGAAATAGCGATCAAGATACTTCCTTTCACCTAGAGGCTTTTTATGAATATACAATTAACAACAATGTTAAAATTACTCCTGGCATTGTAGTTATTACATCACCAGATTATGATAATGCTAATGACGATTTGGTGATTGGAACCATTAGAACAACTTTCACTTTTTAA
- the rplT gene encoding 50S ribosomal protein L20, with protein MTRVKRGNVARKRRKKILKLAKGFRGSHSRLFRIANQQVMKALRNAYRDRRKRKRDFRRLWITRINAAARQNGISYSKLVGLMKKSSININRKMLAHLAIVDSQAFTKVVEAAKVTK; from the coding sequence ATGACAAGGGTAAAACGGGGCAATGTTGCCCGTAAACGTCGCAAAAAAATTCTTAAACTTGCCAAAGGATTTCGAGGAAGTCATTCTCGGTTATTTCGTATTGCTAATCAACAGGTGATGAAAGCTTTACGTAATGCTTATCGAGATCGCCGTAAACGTAAGCGAGATTTCCGCAGATTATGGATTACGCGAATTAATGCAGCTGCTAGACAAAACGGAATAAGTTATAGCAAGTTAGTTGGCCTTATGAAAAAATCCAGTATTAACATTAATAGAAAAATGTTAGCTCATTTAGCAATTGTTGATTCTCAAGCATTTACTAAAGTAGTAGAGGCCGCTAAAGTTACTAAATAA